The sequence gaacttatcttccctttttaagaatgacttcagtgccgttcttttctcagagaaaagcttaactccaagtcttccagagtcacagtcagagctgattcgaaagaccgccgttcgccagtttctgtgtttactagaagcacgcaaacacaactcggccctgtcgtcattatggtcctgcccaccgactctaaacacgatgtgattggcccggcaagagtttgccgtttacagcaagagagtattgagagttgctagacgacactcgcgggcagattagatttgctgccgctagggtgcgtctagatttctaggctacatgaTTGCACATATGGTATGACAATAGTGTAACCAAAACATGGTACGGAAAGACATTCATAAAGCGCATGGAGATTAATGAGGATACATGACAACTTGAAACTTTAGCATAACAGCTATTTTATGCCAAGATGTCGACATCTCAGTACATCTGTACATACATGCAGGCTGACAGTGTATCTCTATAAATAACAGGAGCGTAAATAGCGCCATTGTTAGGAACGGAACAGCCCAAAATCTCTCCAGAGGAGCAATTGTGTGGGATAAAGAACAGGCCTGAGAGAATGTCATGGGAGTCGGGCTGTCTACACAAACAAGACGACGAGGATCGAGATTAGTGTTGAGTTATGGCATTCCAGGGAATTTCAGAAGCCTTCTGCATACCTTCATGTTGACTGAGCCTCATTACCGACATTCCTAGAGCCATCAGCACCTTGACGATTAACGCTATGATGCTGTTTACAAAGGTAGGATTCCTAGACTTTCTCTAGACGTTGCAAATTCAGATCTAGAGGTCACATAGTGTCAAAAATATGCTAATGTTCATAATGCTTTACAGATTGACCCAAGGTCATGTGATTATGACATTGATCACAGAGATGTGGTCATAAAACACAACACTGGCATCTATAAAGCCAAGCTTATAAAATTTATAcgaagcaaaaaaacaaacaaacaaaaaaaacatatataagacTTGAAATGCTGCCCACTTAGAAAACGGCAAAGACAGCTTTGGAGGTATTACagtaacactgcaaaaaatgatattcttgagtatttttatattagtaatagtatttttccagtaaaaatatctaaaaatcctTCAAAGAAGATTAAtgtacatactttttttttgacaaaacacTGCATAAGACTTAAGAATGGACATGGACTTTGAACTTaagaatggattttttttaacgaAGTCTCTCTGCTCATCATGGCTgcatttattgaacaaaaacagagaaacaaacagtaatattgttaatcttaacatattttaaaaacgtGATTTAAttatgtgatggcaaagctatagattcagcatcagtcttcagtgtcacatgatccttcagaaataattctaatatgctgattttgtgctcaagaaacatttagtaTTTTCAATGTAGAAAACAGCtgcttaaaatatttaaatatttacttaaattataattttttaattctTTGAAGTTCAAAAGGACAGCATTTATATGAAATAGAAAtacattgtaacattataaatgttttgtttatacTGAACAAATCAGCCATGTGCCGTAAGAAATACAACATAAACTAATATTCAAGATATAAAAAGTCGTCTTAATATCTTATGCAGTGTTACTTTTCAAGTAAGTTCATCTGTAAAATCTACTGGAATATTTGactggaaaaaaaatcaaggaatatttttttgcagtgtagtatTGACTTTGGTTTCTGTTAATTGATTCATCATGTTTTTTTGATTACAGGTTCACAAACACTTTAAAATGCAATCTCTCAAAGAATTATGGCgctatgatttaaaaaaacaataatgattttcatcatttgaataatttcaTCTAAGTACAATCAGTGGTACTTTGCTATAAAGGCAAAATATGAAATGCAGAATGAAAGCAGTCTAAATGACTGACTCAAGCCCCTTTGTCCTCTCTTTTATCATTGTGGAAGCCTGAAGAATCAATGATCTTGAGGGGCAAAAGCCTGTTATTCAAACGACAGCAGGTCAGGGTGGGATTCTTCGTTCTCCAAGTTGAGGGATCGGTAATCCACAGTGCCGTTCCCCAACGACTCCCCCTCAGTGACGCTGATACGGCAGCCTCCTTTCCCTGGACACGGGGTGGAAGCCATTCTAGTTTCCGAGTTGGCCAGTTTCTTTGGGTCCAGATTGTCCTTGTGAATGAGATCTGGAACAGAAAGCAGCAGCTGTGACTGATCGACATCCTCCGAATTTTTCTCATCCGTCACCACAGCTGTGGGCTCGTTTTTCAGTTCTAATCCGGGCTTCTCCTCCATCTGGCTGTCGACGCAGTCGCCAGGTTCTGAAGGTTTCTCGAGGCCGGGCTCTTCGAGGCTCGGTTCAGGCTGAGGCTCGGCTTTATCTTTGGAGATCTTGTCAGGTGAGGAGACGAAGGAGGATTCCGGGGAGGCTACCACGGGGTCAGAGGATATCATCATGTCCTGGGTGGTCTTCAGGGCACGTGGGAGACGCTTTTTACTGGTGGGAGGTGGGGGATCTAGCCGAGGGAAGGAGTCCAGGGAAATGTGACTGTGAGAGAAATAAAAAGCAAAGACAATGTGATCATGAGAATGACAATGAAAGATCAGAGCAAATATGCGGCGAGTTCTCTCACATGGTGGTCTGAAATGATACTACCAAAAAACAGATTTGTAAGACTATATCCTCTCCCTCTGTAATACAAGAGTACACTTCATTTGAATGAATCTTATTAAAGGTACATTTAATAGCACATATCAAGCCTACAGGGGTAAGGAGGAAAGCACGCAGCAATACGGTCTTACTGATGAATTCAGATCAGAAGATCATTTTTGGGAAGGATAAAAAGATGAGAAGACAGCTGGACAACTCATGCTTTGCCGCCTTTACTTAGAATACTTTTGGGAAGTTGACAGCTGACGTTATACTCCATGTAAAACAATTAAGCATTTTTGTTTGCATATTTtgcaagatatttttttttgttgcagttTTGCAAAATTGCATTTTGCTCATtcttttataataattatacaagatgttttaataaaatgtattaaaaatagaaGGCAAAAAACTGACAAAATTTACACGTACATTGTTTTTAATGTTCCATAATATAGACACTACGAATTAAAAGTATTGGGTCAGCAAGATTTATTTTGTCTGAAAGAAACAACACTTTTCAATAATGCATTACATTAATCAAAAAGTGACTTAGACTTACACggttacaaaaattatatttcaaataaatccaAACTGTACAAGCAGTTAAGCAGTACAAGCATACAAtctgttttcagcattgataataagaaatgtttatggattaatgatgctgaaaattctgctttgccatcacaggaataaattacactttaaaatatattcaaataaaaaaaaattaattttaatcatAATAGTATTtcgtttttactgtatttttccgATTATTTGGGGAGCAGATGTTCTTTCAAAGAACAAAAACAACATGTACTCTTTTATAAAGAACTTTTATAaacttttaaattatataaaatatatttgttgaTATATTATAACATGATGTTTACCAAAAAAGCTCCATGGACAAGAACATTAGATGCAATGATGTCATGGTCTCCTCACATTCATTTAGTTAAATTATTGCCTATGTAAATGTGaactgtgttgaaaaaaaaaatatcatagaAGAAAATGAATTCTAATCATTATGCATGTTTTTCTGTTTGCTATGCCTGACTACGCTCTGCTATGCTCTGTTAAAATCTACAGAGGGAGGCACATTGACCAGCACTCAGGACCTTAGAGGTCACCGTCCACCTAAATGTGGGTTTCATGGCCCCAGAGGTCAGGGTACATCTAATTTTGAGGGTCCAAGTATCAAAATGAAAGACCCATGGGGTATGTGTGGAAAATGACAGGAGGAGTGCAGAGATGCTGACCTTGGAAAGGCTTTAAAAGGGAACTCAATAGTTTAGTCTGCAGTTATCACACTGCAGACATTCAGGATGGCTGTATGACAGTGACTCTATTCTTGCAAGAAAATAAATCTTTATAAAGACAATTGGCAAAGGTTTGTCACTTATTCAGTGATGCAACAGAGTTAATTTTTGCCACAACAGAACTCATTGTATATCTCCCATGATAACTGCACAATTCCCTCAATATTGGCATATCTATGCAATAATAACCTTACTAGAGATAAGAAGTTGGTTTTCTTGTAAATGCATcctttcatttattattttatgacaGTGAAATTTGAACTTGGTCTGTCGAAGATATGAAGATATGATTGTTGATGAGAATCAAAGTCCGTTTTAACATACAAGTTATGTCTGTAGCATGAACGGTGAAGAATGGCTAACATTAAAAGTaggcgctgcgtaatatcattaagccgctgcacccatggtacggcagcaaagttccctgattattacgcaggaatgagaatatagttcctagccatatcggtTTCGAAaaatcacaatttacattttccatcagtcttagtacacaatgtgcCTATACACACCACAACATGTAAAATGGAAAATGTttgtgttattttgtcacttatttagcagtaggctagatgaagctgtttacctccagtctttgtgctaagcgaGGCTAGCGATAAGTGCATCTGCGTCAGAGAGAGTAATGGCACACacagagataaaaaaaaatggtatgtatggacttaaCTAACTCAGGGGGATACGGTGAATCAGCTAAAGTTCCAAAAATCGCTATTTTCCTTTAAAACACTAACTCCAAGTATGAGAACTAGTAATGTTTTTCAACCATTGTCTTAGAAAGCACTACAATTAAGAACATAAATGCACTATTTCCATAAAAGGTACAAGCaggtataataaaaaaaagctggaAGGAACTAGATGTTACACAACTGGTAAGATTTCAGCCAATTAA is a genomic window of Pseudorasbora parva isolate DD20220531a chromosome 12, ASM2467924v1, whole genome shotgun sequence containing:
- the c12h1orf226 gene encoding uncharacterized protein C1orf226 homolog; translated protein: MFENCNAAEQPKLNFRPGSSAVSPTGSTDTSALAGSKTGGSQHLKNALNLGKAMGAKVNDLLRRKDPNSFGDIGVTEVNKNVEPVWSSLTEIGHNTAKNSHISLDSFPRLDPPPPTSKKRLPRALKTTQDMMISSDPVVASPESSFVSSPDKISKDKAEPQPEPSLEEPGLEKPSEPGDCVDSQMEEKPGLELKNEPTAVVTDEKNSEDVDQSQLLLSVPDLIHKDNLDPKKLANSETRMASTPCPGKGGCRISVTEGESLGNGTVDYRSLNLENEESHPDLLSFE